Proteins found in one Hydrogenispora ethanolica genomic segment:
- a CDS encoding outer membrane beta-barrel protein: MKRMISVLLATLVMVFGLAMAAQAANDFQVGFGYEKTDNELTVEISDFGKVKLDTPGNSYFAELKYLPADWLSFSAKYNWGNADLARLDIYPAYADLDLDETTALRAEAALNWQVNDSFKLSGLVGYARYKTKLQLNAALPDDDGVISGTGNVRQKYSGAYAGVAGNYRPAENLELGAVYRYMFDPDGELSGDLTATFPEETEESFAAGDSGYFAAQAKTDMDDPSSSELELYARYAINEAWSLKAGYTQTWMEYKMVELPGVKVKNSTGGLALTAEYKF, from the coding sequence ATGAAACGGATGATCTCGGTTCTCCTGGCGACTCTGGTCATGGTCTTCGGCCTGGCAATGGCGGCCCAGGCCGCCAACGACTTCCAGGTGGGGTTCGGTTATGAAAAAACCGACAACGAACTGACCGTCGAAATTTCGGACTTCGGAAAAGTCAAACTCGATACTCCAGGCAACAGCTATTTCGCCGAACTGAAGTACCTGCCCGCCGATTGGCTCTCCTTCTCCGCCAAATACAACTGGGGAAACGCCGATTTGGCAAGACTCGATATTTATCCCGCATATGCCGATCTTGATCTGGATGAAACGACCGCCCTCCGGGCGGAGGCCGCGCTGAACTGGCAGGTGAACGACTCCTTCAAACTCAGCGGCTTGGTCGGTTATGCGCGGTATAAGACAAAGCTTCAATTGAATGCCGCGCTCCCCGATGATGACGGAGTAATCAGCGGAACGGGCAACGTCCGGCAAAAATATTCCGGAGCCTACGCCGGAGTCGCCGGCAATTACCGGCCGGCCGAAAACCTGGAGCTGGGCGCGGTCTACCGCTATATGTTCGATCCCGACGGCGAGTTGAGCGGCGATTTGACAGCGACTTTCCCCGAGGAAACAGAGGAAAGTTTCGCCGCAGGGGATTCCGGCTATTTTGCGGCGCAAGCCAAAACCGACATGGACGATCCTTCCTCGTCCGAGCTGGAACTGTACGCCCGTTACGCCATCAACGAGGCTTGGAGCCTGAAGGCCGGATATACCCAGACCTGGATGGAGTACAAAATGGTCGAGCTCCCCGGGGTGAAGGTGAAAAACTCCACCGGCGGCCTGGCGCTGACCGCGGAATACAAGTTTTAG
- a CDS encoding outer membrane protein, with product MNWQMKSWMIGLLTALLILGATGLALAEANDREFYVKVSMQNFGLEDDFQWSALYATEDKSKVVAVPKLGSHNGAGLTIGERIGRIAGELSFYRTGLPTSFQFAEGGNVFHSSDSDCDLISLDFKYYFVDPRENNLALYGLLGYSHARVKVDDNVGYFASDGTLLGSDDSKFDGSGYNAGIGFLYQFDRIALDGAILYNGLRFDRIKFGGTEYKPDPRLKSSTTVVRLGAVYRF from the coding sequence TTGAATTGGCAGATGAAAAGCTGGATGATTGGGCTGTTGACAGCGCTGCTCATCCTGGGAGCGACGGGTCTGGCGCTGGCCGAGGCCAACGATCGGGAGTTTTATGTGAAGGTCAGTATGCAGAATTTCGGGTTGGAGGATGATTTCCAATGGTCCGCTCTTTATGCGACAGAGGATAAGAGCAAAGTTGTGGCTGTACCGAAACTGGGATCCCATAATGGAGCGGGATTGACGATTGGCGAACGGATTGGCCGGATAGCCGGGGAGTTAAGCTTTTACAGGACGGGATTGCCGACCAGTTTTCAATTCGCGGAAGGCGGGAATGTCTTCCATAGCAGCGACAGTGACTGTGATCTGATCAGTCTGGATTTTAAGTATTATTTCGTCGATCCACGCGAAAACAATTTAGCGCTGTATGGATTGTTAGGATACAGCCATGCCAGGGTCAAAGTGGATGATAATGTCGGGTATTTTGCCAGCGATGGCACTTTATTGGGCTCGGATGATTCCAAGTTCGATGGATCCGGCTACAATGCCGGCATCGGATTCCTTTATCAATTCGACCGTATCGCTTTGGATGGGGCGATCCTGTATAACGGACTTCGTTTTGACCGCATCAAGTTCGGAGGCACGGAGTATAAACCGGATCCCCGGCTTAAGAGTTCCACCACGGTGGTCCGCTTGGGAGCGGTTTACCGGTTCTGA
- a CDS encoding PLDc N-terminal domain-containing protein, protein MFLDGRIFNGLWSLISIGLAAWAVWWTYRDAKSRGMTAWVWTAVALLFFPLGFIIYLIVRAFSKPKNPA, encoded by the coding sequence ATGTTTTTGGACGGGAGAATATTCAACGGGTTATGGTCCCTGATCAGCATCGGCCTGGCGGCTTGGGCCGTCTGGTGGACCTACCGGGATGCCAAAAGCCGCGGCATGACGGCCTGGGTATGGACGGCCGTGGCGTTGCTCTTTTTTCCCCTGGGGTTCATCATCTATCTTATCGTCCGCGCCTTTTCCAAGCCGAAGAACCCCGCTTGA
- a CDS encoding transposase, with product MVPLAAELLPVEHRSREWEVSEVAILKTSSNRHKAKKSTEKHLMNSVAWGLDELIQAVSSSICSWTVTFITICTQNRLYLLGKNENGTMILNEAGRMVATVWNEIPRHYSGFAIHEFVVMPNHSHGIIEIVTMIGAGPRACPGGTCNRSPRWNMQSSCLPRWNMQSPRSNNHGTGNHRIPDVMGNHAWGKDDL from the coding sequence ATGGTCCCCCTCGCTGCTGAACTGCTCCCAGTGGAGCATCGGAGCAGAGAATGGGAAGTTTCAGAAGTTGCTATCCTAAAAACATCTTCCAACCGGCACAAAGCAAAAAAATCCACCGAAAAGCACCTGATGAACTCAGTTGCTTGGGGTTTGGATGAATTGATTCAGGCTGTTTCTTCTTCGATCTGCTCTTGGACGGTTACTTTCATCACCATCTGTACCCAGAACCGGTTATATTTATTGGGCAAAAATGAAAACGGGACAATGATCTTGAATGAAGCAGGGCGGATGGTGGCAACGGTTTGGAATGAAATCCCCCGACATTATAGCGGTTTTGCCATCCATGAATTTGTCGTCATGCCGAATCACAGCCACGGAATCATCGAAATCGTGACAATGATAGGGGCAGGCCCCCGTGCCTGCCCCGGTGGAACATGCAATCGATCGCCCCGGTGGAACATGCAATCATCGTGCCTGCCCCGGTGGAACATGCAATCGCCACGATCTAACAACCACGGAACGGGCAACCACAGGATACCGGATGTGATGGGCAATCATGCGTGGGGCAAAGATGACCTATAA
- the zupT gene encoding zinc transporter ZupT, whose protein sequence is MFDASNVALAFGLTVFAGLATGIGSFMAFFTKRTNTRFLSVALGFSAGVMIYVSMIEIFVKAREALTAELGKTAGAWWTAAAFFAGIFLIAIIDKLIPSAENPHELRHVEELAERGAAPPEQKLLRMGSFTALAIAIHNFPEGLATFTSALKDPSLGVMIAVAIAIHNIPEGIAVSVPIFFATGDRAKAFRLSFLSGLAEPLGALVGYLILASFFNGIVFGVLFAAVAGIMVFISLDELLPTAREYGEAHLAIYGLIAGMMVMAVSLLLFL, encoded by the coding sequence ATGTTTGACGCATCCAACGTGGCGCTGGCGTTCGGCTTGACCGTCTTTGCCGGGCTGGCGACCGGAATCGGCAGTTTTATGGCTTTTTTCACCAAACGGACCAATACCCGTTTTCTCTCGGTGGCGCTGGGATTCTCGGCCGGCGTGATGATCTATGTCTCGATGATCGAGATCTTTGTCAAAGCGCGCGAGGCGCTAACGGCGGAACTGGGCAAGACCGCCGGGGCCTGGTGGACGGCGGCCGCCTTCTTTGCCGGGATCTTTTTGATCGCCATCATCGACAAGCTGATCCCCTCCGCCGAGAACCCCCACGAGCTCCGGCACGTGGAAGAGCTGGCCGAAAGGGGCGCGGCGCCGCCGGAGCAGAAACTGCTGCGGATGGGCTCCTTCACGGCGCTGGCCATCGCCATCCATAATTTCCCCGAAGGTCTGGCCACCTTCACCTCGGCCCTGAAAGATCCGTCGCTGGGCGTGATGATCGCCGTGGCCATCGCCATCCACAATATTCCCGAAGGCATCGCGGTCTCGGTGCCGATCTTCTTCGCTACCGGCGACCGGGCCAAGGCCTTCCGGCTCTCGTTCCTGTCGGGCCTGGCCGAGCCGCTCGGGGCGTTGGTGGGTTATCTGATCCTGGCCTCTTTCTTCAACGGCATCGTCTTCGGAGTCCTCTTCGCGGCGGTGGCCGGGATCATGGTCTTCATCTCCCTGGACGAACTGCTGCCGACCGCCCGGGAGTACGGCGAGGCGCACCTGGCGATTTACGGATTGATCGCCGGCATGATGGTCATGGCCGTCAGCCTCCTGCTCTTTCTCTAA
- a CDS encoding YibE/F family protein — MTVPTKKPIAFIGFLLFVLCLGAAGVLAAGGSGVPSGPGPDSGAFQEHEVVVKARILREISNESVIDPLSRKPTDGRRLKVRITSGTFKGREVVVFHYDTDNPVFNIKVAPGDAVTIALTLKDGRIREAYIVDLLREHQLYILGLLFVLLLLAIGWRKGAQALCSLLLTLLLIWGGLLPGILRGYSPVPLTIVIALAATAITLTVVGGFTMKSLAAILGSLGGVGISGLTALIAGKSAHLTGFGSEEAAMLLHLPQNIQLDVQGLLFAGIIIGALGAAMDVSMSVATAVDEVWRIHPGLGTGQLIRSGMNVGRDIMGTMANTLILAYTGSSMPLILIFMAYRESLLKIINLDIVATEVVRALSGSIGMMMVIPLTAIISGALLGRKARDGNPEPPPSERDYWNTWDGRK; from the coding sequence ATGACCGTACCGACCAAGAAACCCATCGCGTTCATCGGCTTTTTACTCTTCGTCCTCTGTCTCGGCGCCGCCGGCGTCCTCGCGGCCGGCGGTTCCGGCGTTCCGTCCGGACCCGGTCCGGACTCCGGAGCGTTTCAGGAACATGAAGTCGTGGTGAAAGCGCGGATTCTGCGGGAGATCTCCAACGAATCGGTAATCGATCCGCTCAGCCGCAAGCCCACTGACGGCCGGCGGCTGAAGGTGCGCATTACCTCCGGAACATTCAAAGGCCGGGAAGTCGTGGTCTTCCATTACGATACCGACAACCCGGTCTTCAATATCAAGGTGGCCCCCGGCGACGCGGTGACCATCGCGCTGACCCTGAAGGACGGCAGGATCCGAGAGGCCTACATCGTCGATCTGTTGCGCGAGCATCAGCTGTATATCCTGGGCCTCCTCTTTGTGCTGCTGCTTCTGGCCATCGGCTGGCGCAAGGGCGCCCAGGCGCTCTGCTCGCTCCTGTTGACGCTGCTTCTGATCTGGGGCGGCTTGCTCCCGGGAATCCTGCGCGGCTACTCCCCGGTGCCGCTGACGATCGTCATCGCCCTGGCCGCCACCGCCATTACTCTGACGGTGGTCGGCGGCTTCACCATGAAGAGCCTGGCGGCGATCCTCGGCAGCCTGGGCGGGGTGGGCATCTCCGGCCTCACCGCCCTCATCGCCGGGAAGTCCGCCCATCTGACCGGGTTCGGGAGCGAGGAAGCGGCGATGCTGCTCCATCTGCCCCAAAATATTCAGCTGGACGTGCAAGGACTGTTATTCGCGGGAATCATCATCGGCGCCCTGGGCGCGGCGATGGATGTCAGCATGTCGGTGGCCACGGCCGTGGACGAAGTCTGGCGGATCCATCCGGGGCTCGGTACGGGCCAGTTGATCCGTTCCGGAATGAACGTGGGGCGGGACATTATGGGCACCATGGCCAATACCCTGATCCTCGCCTACACCGGGAGCTCCATGCCGCTGATCCTGATCTTCATGGCCTACCGGGAGTCGCTGCTGAAGATCATTAATTTGGACATCGTGGCCACCGAGGTGGTACGAGCCCTCTCCGGCAGCATCGGCATGATGATGGTGATTCCGCTGACTGCGATCATCTCCGGCGCGCTGCTCGGCAGGAAAGCGCGGGACGGCAATCCCGAACCGCCGCCGTCGGAGAGGGACTATTGGAATACATGGGATGGGAGGAAATGA
- a CDS encoding dihydroxy-acid dehydratase, which yields MQHYKYAAVSNQNFVKRGPATVFESEDAAYEAIVENKVQPNDIIIIRNEGPRGSGMPEMFMTTEALASVPELSASVTLITDGRYSGATRGICIGHVAPEAALGGPIALIRTGDLLLVDIPGRRLDVVGFAGKECGPEEMARELEKRRSQWTPPAAARKHGVLRRYFERAAPVSKGAYME from the coding sequence TTGCAACATTACAAGTATGCGGCGGTCTCCAATCAAAACTTCGTCAAGCGGGGTCCGGCCACGGTCTTCGAGTCCGAGGACGCCGCCTATGAGGCGATCGTCGAGAATAAAGTCCAGCCCAACGACATCATCATCATCCGCAATGAAGGGCCGCGCGGTTCGGGGATGCCGGAGATGTTCATGACCACCGAGGCCTTGGCTTCGGTGCCCGAGCTGAGCGCCTCGGTCACCCTAATCACCGACGGCCGCTACTCCGGAGCGACCCGGGGCATCTGCATCGGCCATGTCGCCCCCGAGGCGGCGCTGGGCGGGCCGATCGCCCTGATCCGGACCGGGGATCTGCTACTCGTCGATATTCCGGGCCGCCGCCTCGATGTGGTCGGCTTCGCCGGCAAGGAATGCGGGCCGGAAGAGATGGCCCGAGAGCTTGAAAAACGGCGCAGCCAGTGGACGCCGCCGGCGGCCGCCCGGAAGCACGGCGTGCTGCGCCGCTATTTCGAACGGGCCGCCCCGGTGAGCAAGGGCGCGTATATGGAATGA